A single genomic interval of Malania oleifera isolate guangnan ecotype guangnan chromosome 13, ASM2987363v1, whole genome shotgun sequence harbors:
- the LOC131145848 gene encoding uncharacterized protein LOC131145848 → MELETQGIDDIVHNVGNFNSEDQQDHSGPRHTIRSPLRYGFNNLMLYAFTTISKTLIEVNQLVTLLRKEFDIKVLGMPKKFLGLEICKYRAMGKLWLSQSSFMEKVLERINKVNAKLVTSTPLANHFKLSTAQCPRTNDEVRDMSRSLYQQQRDLSVVRFVDVDYVKDLGDRRSTTGYVVEDPIYWKSRVQSQVAIFTIESGYMTVAEATTDKFKHFLDLLYVFNF, encoded by the exons atggagttagaaactcaggggatagatgacattgttcataatgtaGGGAATTTTAACTCGGAAGACCAGCAAGATCACAGTGGGCCTAGACACACTATCAGGTCACCACTCAGGTATGGATTTAATAATTTGATGCTTTATGCATTCACTACTATCAGCaag ACTTTGATTGAGGTTAATCAGTTGGTAACTCTGTTGAGAAAAGAATTTGACATAAAGGTTTTGGGTATGCctaagaagtttcttgggttggagatttgcAAGTATAGAGCTATGGGgaaattgtggttatctcaaAGCAGTTttatggagaaggtgttggagaggatTAACAAGGTTAATGCAAAACTGGTCACCAGTACACCATTGgcgaatcattttaaattgtctactgctCAGTGCCCAAGGACAAACGATGAGGTTCGTGACATGTCAAGATCCTTATACCA ACAACAAAGGGATctgtcagttgtgagatttgtggaTGTAGACTATGTAAAGGACTTGGGTGATAGGaggtctacaacagggtatgtTGTAGAAGACCCTATTTATTGGAAGTCCAGGGTACAGTCTCAGGTTGCAATATTTACAATTGAATCGGGGTATATGACTGTAGCCGAAGCTACCacagataagttcaagcatttcttggacttGCTTTATGTCTTCAATTTCTAG